In candidate division WOR-3 bacterium, the genomic window AAGCCATAGAGGTCTTGGGGAGAGAAGTCCAATTCTTATCTTCTTCGGTTCTTTCATCCATAAGGCGATTGTCTCAAAAGTCATACCAATAACGGGTAAAATGCTAATCCATTTGTCCCAACATAAAATACCGGTAGCCCAGAATAACGCGATGAATAAAAACATTAAGATATTTTTCTCTAAATATTTTTTTCTTTCTCGTAAGATAAAAGAAAAGGTTCTAATAGCTCCTATCAAATTCATCCCGGAAGCAGTTTTTGCTCCTAAAAGGGCAAAATGAATCGCAAAAAATATCTGGCCTATTCCTAAAAATACAAGAATTTTAATTCGCTTATTACTCTGAAAAGAAATTATAGCTGAGATGAGTCCTAAAACACCTATCCCTTGGACAAAAATGGCTTTTTTATAATAAATAAGCTGAAGGAAATTCAAAAACATTTCGTTGGTTAAAATATGATAAAAAGATAAAAAAACAACCCTGAAAATTATAGATTCTAACTACCTATACCAGTGCCCCGGAACATATTTAAAATTAAGACTCTTATAATACTCAAGGGATTTGGATGGTTTTTCTAAACCTTCAGGGATTGGCTTTTTGGAGAAAGTCTGAAAATACAAAACACAAGCGTCTCGCCACCATTTCGCTTCTTTTTCCTGAATTTTTAGAAATTCTTCAACTTTATTATATCTTTCTTCGTCAATTAACCCTTTGAGTTTTGCCCAAGTCTTTCGCATATTCTCTACAGATTTAACTCCTTCATAGTATCTATAACACAACTCTTCCCAAAGAGTCCTTCCATTTTTCATTTTGTAATCCCAAGGAAGATGGTGAAACCATAAAAGATATTCGTCGGGGCAGCTTTCTAAGTTAGAAAAAAAATTAGCCACAGGAGGATAATACTGACTTACAGCATTACTCCCTTTGGAAGTTCTATCAAAACCGATTCCCACTGAATCTGCTTTATGGTAATAAACAGAAGTCCAGTCAGGTCTTCCTTCACTAATCCATGGAGCAGGTCCGTAATGATGCCCCCATCCCATTATGTGATGTAATCCCAAAGGGGTCATGTAATTAACTGCTACTTCCCTGGAGGTAAGCATCATCTCTTTTACTGATTTAACAAATTCAGGGTTGTTAGTAAAGGTCATCCTGATCCACTCTTCAGCTATCTCTTCGGAGCTTAGTCTATGATTCCAGCTAAGTCGTCCAAAAGCATACCAGTTAGCCTGATCAAAAGGACTTCCACACCAGTCTCTATCGGTTCCGATATTAGAAACTCCTGCGATTCCACTTATTGAGTGTCCAAAGAGAGAGCCGTCTACTACTTTAGAAACGTAAGAGCCTTTCCCTTTAGCATAGGTGTCAAAATCTAAGACTTCTTTATATAAAGGAGCAAGATAGACCAAGTGAGTAGAGAATCCTAAATACTCCTTAGTAATTTGAAATTCCATCATTAAAGGTGTCTTTTTCATTGCGCCAAATAAGGGATGGAAGGGTTCTCTCGGTTGAAAATCTATTGGCCCATTTTTCACCTGAATTAATACATTTTTAAGAAAGTAACCATCAAGAGGTTTGAACTCATTATACGCTTGTTTAGCTCTATCTTCTGGGATCTTAGAATCATAAACAAAAGCTCTCCACATTACAATTCCCCCATAAGGGACAAGAGCTTTTGCCAACATATTCGCTCCATCTGCATGTGTTCTTCCAAAATCTTGTGGACCTGGTTGACCTTCTGAATTGGCTTTAACAAGGAATCCTCCAAAATCAGGAATATACCTGTAGATTTCTGCAACTTTATCTTTCCACCATTTTATAACTTCTTTATTAAGAGGATCTGCGGTCCCTAGCCCTCCTATTTCCATTGGAGCATTAAAACGGGCAGTTAAATAAACTTTTATTCCATAAGGCCGAAAAACATTACTAAGAGCAGCTACTTTTTCAAGATAAAATGGCCTCAACACCTCTGCATTAGCATTTACATTCGTAAGCACAACTCCATTAATCCCAATTGAAGCATTGGCTCTTGCATAGTCTTTATAACGAGGATCTATATAATCTGGTAATTTGTGCCAGTCCCATATAGAGAATCCTGCATAACCCCTCTCAACCGTTCTATCAAGATTATCCCAGTGATTTAAAATGCGATACTTAATAATTGGAGATTCAATTATTGAAAGATTCTCAATACTTTTTTGAGTTTGAAGAATTCTAAGAAAATTAAAAACCCCATAAAGTAAACCAATATCTGTCCGTGCAGAAATTAGTGTGCATTTCTTACCTTTAACGATGATGCTTTTTATTATGAAACCTTCTTCATTTACTTTATTTAAAATCTCTTCTATCCCTAACTCAGAAACGAGGTTAGAAGATTTTAAGCTTCCTACAATGAGAACTCCATCTTTATTCACCTTATCTGTAATTCTTATAGATTTTCCTAGTAAACCCCTTAACCCAAGCATTAATTCTTCTCTTGCTGCTTTTAAAGTTGGAGTATTTCCAGGAAAATAAACTACTTTTAAGTTTTCTTTGTATTCTTTCAACCTTTCTTCGTTATCTATTTTATCATAACGTAACCACAATCTATAACCATCTTCAGAGAAAATCTTAAAAGGAGCGGAGATGGTCAGTAAAAGTAGTGAGAGTCTCAAAATTATTGACATATCTTCCTCCTTATAATTTAAAGCTTACCAAAATTTCTCCTTAAATACTAAAAGAAGCCTTTAGAGGTAGGGTAAAATCATTATCTGGATCAAATGTCGCTTTTCTTCTTCCACAGCTATAAGTGTAAGTTTCTCTTTATAATTCTCTTCGTAAGGAATCAAAACAAATATTACTTTTTTCATTTTCTCCTTCTTAGAATAATTAACAAAAATTTAACCCATTTATCCAAATAATCAAGATTTGAATATCTTAAGCACTAAGTTCCTAATCAATAAAAATCTCTTAAAAATTAATTATTTTCTCCAAAACCACACTGCCATTTCTCCGGGAGTGCGATTGGACCATGCATAATAAGGTATAGCGAATAATTCTCTTTCCCTCCCTTTTTTATCTAATACTTTACCTTTAATTACAACTAAACCTTTTAATAAATCTTCGCAGTATACAGGGTTAAGCTTAGCATCATTTGGTATTACTAAGTCAAAGACTCCTTCCTCGTTGTCAACCTCTTCGGCACAGTAAACAATAGGACCACGAACAAGTGCAACTTTGTTTACATCATCTTTAACTTTTTCGTTTGCCAAAACTCGCCGAACAGACATTGGTAGAACTAATTCAATTACATCTCCTTTTGACCACTTTCGAGTAATCCCGGCAAATCCTTTATTAATCTTAAAATCGTAAAAATTATCATTTACTTTTAAGGTTATTACCTCTTTATTCTCTTCTAAATATCTATAGAGGTCGCTTGGGACCACTTCTCCAATAGCCCATCCTGGGATACGAATATTTAAGGTAAAAACCCTTTCACTTTCCGGATTCAATATTATTTTTATTTTCCCATCCCATGGATATTCGGTTTCCTGCTGAAGGAAAACTCTAATACCATTCATATTTACATTAGCCTTGTTTGCAACGAAAAGGTTGATATATAATGTATCACCTTTATATGCATAAATATAATTGGGGATTGAAGGCATAAAGCGAATAATATTCGTTGGGCAGCAAGAACAGTCAAACCATTCCTTTCTCGTTAAAGAACCTTGATTAAACTTAAATTTTCCATCAGATTCAAGAGGATTCGGATAAAAAAAAGAATTTCCTTCCAGAGAAACTCCAGAGAGCATCCCATTATAAAGACTCCTCTCTAAAACATCTATGTATTTCGCTTCGCCATGAAGTAAAAACATTTTGTGAGTCCAATAAATAAAACCAATTGCAGCACAGGTCTCATTATAAGCAGTTAGATTGGGTAATTCGTAAGCTTCACCGAAAGACTCTCCTTCATGGCGAGACCCTATTCCTCCTGTTATATATAATTTTTTAGAAACCACATCTTCCCACAGCCTCCTAACTGCTTTTAGATAAGAGGAGTCTTTCATAATTGCTGCAATATCCGTCATTCCTGAATACATATAAACAGCTCTGACTGCGTGACCAACAGCTTCATTTTGTTCAATTACTGGTTTATGATCTTGACTGTATGAACCGTAAAGTTCGTGGCCCTTTGCATTACCTCTTTGGTCTAAAAAGAATTTTGCCATCTTAAGATATTTTTCTTTTTTTGTTAAGAGATATAATTTTACTAGACCTGTTTCAATAATCTGATGGCCTGGCACATCGAGTCTTTTTCCGGGACCAAAGGTTTTGCAAATCAAATCTGCATTCTTTAAAGCAATATTCAAAAGATTTTTCTTTCCGGTTGCTTTATAATGAGCAAAAGCTGCCTCATACAAATGACCCATGTTATACAATTCGTGGCTTGCTCCAAGATTAAACCAGCGAGGGCCCGGTTTTACCCACCAGGCCGGAGTCTTCTCAGGATTTATTGTCTTCCAAGTGCAAAGATATCCGTCTTCTTCTTGAGCTATGGCAATCTTTTCGATAATCCCATCAATATATTTTTCTAACTTTAAGTCAGGATGGCAAGCTAATGAATATGAAGCTCCTTCAATTACCTTATAAACATCAGAATCATCGAAAGGCATTTTGCCCTCATATTCTCCCCCCAATAGTCCACCAGCTCTGGCAAAATTTCTAATTCTTCCTTCCTTTTCGCATTTTTCAAATCCAAAGGGGATTGTAACAGTTCTATTGGTCTCAATTCGTTTTGACCAAAAATTATCAGTTAATGTTATATCTGTAAAAGAAACGGGTGTAAGTGGATAGAGACTTTCTTTTCTTTTGTAATTCGTTGCACAGGAGACCAAAAAGATCTCAAAAAAGAAACCTAATATTTTAATAAGGGATTTAATACTCATATTCCCTCCTAATTTTTTATTTGTTCTCGCTTCTAATATAAACAATTTACCGGACTCAGGTAAATTATTTTTTAATATAACATCAATTACCAAAATAGGCAACATCAAAATCTCAAAGATAAATTATCTTCCTTATTTTTATTGATTTTTTAAACATTTCTAAGAGGAATTAAATCAAACCTTGACATTAGGGATTAAAATATTTAATATATCTTGCAAATTAGAGGAAGAAATGGACCATTTAAACATCCTAGAAAACAATAGCATTTATATTATAAGAGAAGCCTATCAACAGTTCCAAAAAGTGGCTCTTTTATGGTCTATTGGTAAAGATTCTACAACGTTATTATATCTTATAAGGAAAGCTTTTTTTGGTGAAGTTCCTTTTCCTGTGCTTCATATTGATACAGGATATAAATTTGAAGAAATTTATAATTTTAGAGATGAATATGTAAAGAAATGGAATCTTAATCTTATAATCCATCGTAATGATGAAGCAATATTAAAGAAGATGGGGCCAGAAAAAGGAAAATTGGAATGCTGCACTGCGTTAAAAACGAATGCTTTAAAAGACGCTATCAGCAAATACAGATTTCGAGCTTTATATCTTGGGATAAGAAGAGATGAGCACGGTATAAGAGCTAAAGAAAGGGTATTTTCTCCTAGGGATGAAGACTTTGAATGGGATTATAGAAATCAACCTCCAGAGCTCTGGGATCAATATAAATCAAAGGCAAGAGAAGAAGAGCATATAAGGGTTCATCCTCTTCTCGGATGGACAGAGATGGATATATGGGAGTATATTAAAAGAGAAAACATTCCTGTTGTAACTCTTTATTTCGCAAAAGATGGGAAAAGATATAGAAGTATCGGTTGTAAACCTTGTGTTATGCCTATCGAGTCAAACGCTCAAAATGTTGATGAGATAATTAAAGAGTTAAGAGAAACAAAAATATCAGAGCGAAGTGGTAGAGCACAGGATAAAGAATCTGATTATATTATGGAAAAACTTCGTGCTCTTGGCTATATGTAGAATAAGAATTTTTATGAGAGCTGAAACCCCTTTGAAATTTGTCCTAATAGGACATATTGACCACGGTAAATCTACTCTTATTGGAAGACTTCTTTACGACACCAATTCTCTTCCTCCAGATAAAGTTGAAGAAGTGAGAAAGGCTTCAAAAGATGTTGGGGATAGTGAAATAGAATTCGCTTTTGTTATGGATCACTTAAGAGAAGAAAGAGAACAAGGAATTACCATAGATATAGCTTATTCATTTTTTAGAAGTAAAAAAAGAGAATATGTAATTATAGACGCTCCTGGCCATGTGGAATTTGTAAAAAATATGCTTACAGGAGCTTCTCAAGCAGAAGCTGCTTTGCTTATTGTTGATGCTGTAGAAGGGGTGGAAGAACAAACCAAAAGACATGCTAATTTGATCTCAATGCTTGGCATTAAACAAGTTATTGTTGTTATAAATAAAATGGATCTTGTTAATTTTAAAGAGGATTTGTTTTCTTCCCTAAAAAATGAGATTGAGGATTTTCTCTTATCTCTCAATTTAAAACCATCTTATTATATTCCAATTTCTGCACTAAAGGGCGATAATATTGTCAAAGAGTCTGAATCTATGAGATGGTATAAAGGGCCTACTATATTAGGAGCTCTTGATTCTTTAAAAAGTGATCCTCTGCCTGTAGATAAAGAACTCATTTTCCCAATTCAGGATGTTTATAAGATAAGAGGAAAAAGAATTGCTGTGGGAAGAATTGAAACTGGAAGTTTATCTATTGGAGAAGAAGTGGAAATACTCCCAAATGGAGAGAAAACCTTTATAAAATCCATTGAGAAATTTGAAGGAGAAATAGAAAAGGCAGAAGCTGGGGAATCAATAGGAATTACAACAGAAACTCCTGTTTTTTTAGAAAGAGGCTTTGTGTTGGTAAGAAAAGGAGAAGAACCTTTAGTAGGAGAAAGCCTTAATGCAAATCTTATATGGTTCTCAAAAGAGCCTTTAAAGAAAGAAGAAAGATTAACGATTCGCCTTGCCACTCAAGAAACCAAGGGTAGTATTTTAAAAATAAGAAGAAGGATAGATTCTTCTTCTCTTAAGATATTAGAAGAAAATGGTTCCTCTTTAAACAATTTGGAAATAGGAGAAGTTGAAATAAGGACAAAAAAACCAATTGTTTTTACAAAATTTAACAAAGTTAAAGAAATGGGGAGGTTCGTTCTCATTAGAGAGAATGATCTTGTAGCAGGTGGAATTATCAACTAATTAAAAAGGGGGGGCTTATTCTCTTTAAAAAAAGAAAAAGAAGAATAATTATCCTTGGGATTGATGGAGTTCCTTATAGTTTTTTAGAGAAAGGCATAGAAAGTGGTAAGTTTGAAAATATAAAGAGAATTTCTAAGGAAAGCGGTGGATTAAAAAGATATAATTCGGTTTATCCAACAGTCTCTTCTGTGGCTTGGAGCTCTTATATGACGGGGAAGAATCCTGGGGAGCATTCAATTTTTGGATTCGTGGATCGCATCGCAAACCCTTTTAAATTGAAAATTCCTCTTGCAACAGACAGAACTGCTGAGACTTTTTGGAAAAAGCTTTCTCTGGAAGGGAAAAAAGTCCTTGTGATGAATGTTCCTCTAACTTATCCTCCGGAAAAAGTAAATGGTATTTTAATTTCTTGTTTTCTTACTCCATCTATAGACAAAGCAGTAAATCCACCTTCTTATGTTGGATATTTAAAAGAAAAAAAATATGTGATAGATGTAGATCCAAATTTGGGGCATAAAGATAAAAGGCAGTTTATGAAAGAATTGTTTCAAGCTCTTGATAGGAGGATGGAGGTTTTCTTTGATTTGTTAAATAAAGAAGATTATTACCTGGCTCAATGTCATATAATGGAAACAGACCGATTAAATCACTTTTTTTGGGGAGATTATGAGGAAGGAGGAGAATTCAAGGAAGATTTTGAGAGATTTTATTATAAACTTGATAAATGGATAGGGGAGACTTTCAAACTGCTAAGCGAGAATGATACCTTTATTGTTTTATCGGATCACGGTTTTTGTAGAATTAAATATAATGTTCAAATAAACCATTTCTTGGAAGAGGAAGGGTATCTTTCTTGGGAAAAAGAGCTTCCAGAAAATATCACAGAAATTTCAAAAGATTCTCTAGCCTATTCTCTTATTCCAGGAAGAATATATTTAAACTTAAAAGGTAGAGAAGAGAAAGGAAATGTCCCATTAGAGAAATATGATAAAATAAGAGAAGAATTAAAAGAAAAATTGTTGAATCTTAGAAGCCCAGAAGGAGAAAAAATAATTGAAAAGGTATTTTTTAGAGAAGAAATATATAAAGGAAAATACCTTGAAAATGCGGCGGATATAATAGCTCATCCTTCTTGGGGGTTTGATTTAAAAGCAAATGTTAATACCTTCTCTATTTGTGAGAAACCAAAGGCAATAGAAGGAATGCACACTTATGAAGACGCTGTAATCTTTGGAGTAGGAATAAATCTAAATAGAGTAAATTCTATAGAGGATCCTCTTAAAGTTTTACTAGAAAATAGTTATTAACAAAGAACTTACTTAGAGGAAGAGAATAGAATTTTTAAACTCTTGACAATTAAAAGATTTATTGGTAATTTAATAAAAATAAATATTATGGAAGCCAATGATACGGTTAAAGAATTCTTAGAAAAAGTAGAGGATTTATCTAAAAATAGCTCTTTTTTGTGGAGCGACCTCTTGGAAAAGGAATTAACTTCTTTACAAGAAGTAGAAAAAGTAAGGGAAGAGCTAAGAAATCTTTATGCTTCAATGGCTGTAATTTATGAAGGATCTGATTCTTTCAGAGCTATTGTAAGAAAGAGTGAAGAATTATTATCTTTCGGTCTTAGTCTTGTTAATGAAGCTCTTAATAAAATTTATTCCTTTAATGATATTACACTTTCCTTAAGTAGCAAGATGGAAGAATTAATAAGTAAAAAGGAAGAGATAAATACAATTATGGAAGAACTTGAATCTCTTAATGAAATATCCGCTAATACAGCTAGAAATGCTGAAATTAAGGCTTATCAAGCAGGCTCTTCTGGGAAAGGTTTTGAAGTGGTGGCTGAGGAATTGGGGAGGATGACGGGAAGAGCTTTAGACTCTGTTAGAGAGATGGTAGAGAAGTTGGAGGATCTTAAGATTCGTTCAAAAGAGGCGAGAGAGAGGTTTGAAAAAATAAGAGAAAACTTATCTGGATTTATCGAAAAGGCTAATGAGCTAAAGGGAACTTCTGATAAAGCAAAAGATAAAATTTCTTTTATTATAGAGACTTCGGAAAGGTTATTTACTCTTCTCGAAGAGCTTACAAGAAGAAGAAAAAATATTGAGGATGCGACGAATTCTTTTTTCTCTTTCTTGAAAAATAGAATAGCAAGATTCTTAGAGATAGATTCTCTTTTCTCTCAAGGTGAAGCATTAAAGGAAATTTTTAAAAATCATATAGAACTTTTTATGCATTTGCTTGAGAAAAATTCTGATTTTTTGCCTATTGTTATTTCACAGTTAAATTCTTTTCTAAAAAAAATGAGCATTATAGGACAAGATAGCTCCCTTGGTGTTTCAGGCATTAGTCTAACAAAGTTCACAGATAATCTTGAACTTTCAGCTATTTTTGAAATGAGAAATTTATTTGGAGTAATTGGGAGGGAAATTGAGAATTCAAAAGAGATTATTAAAGAAATGAAAAACCAGGCAAAGAATAGCTTTGGTAGTATTTTGAATGTGGAGTCTTTTATACAAAAAAACTTAGAAGTTGTAGGAGAGGTGGCAAATATTGAGATAAATTTATCCAGGATATCTTCGTCTCTTATAAGATTGGTAGAAAATATAGAAGAATTTATAGGGCATTTGAGGGGGGTTGCTTTATACGGTAAAATAGAAGCTTCAAGAATTCAGGAAGATATTGGGGGTCTTTCTGTAATTGTGGAAGAAATGTATTCTCTTTCTGAGAATTATACAAAATTGGGAGATAAATTAAACAGATTTTTTTACCCAATAAAAGAAAAGATTGAAGATATAAAAACAACAACTATCACACTTGAAAGAATAGTCCACAGGCTTAAAGATATTGTTGAGGAAAGTAAAAGAGCTTTTAAAGAGAATGAAGAGCAAATTGAGTCTCTTGGGGAAGTTGCTGAGAGTATTCGACCTTTTATTGATGATCAGGAAGATGTGGTTACCGAAATAGAGGCCACTCTTAAAAATGCGACTAAGGAATTTAAAGAAAGCTCAAATAAAATCAAAGAGCTTGAAAGTAACTTGAATGAGGAAAAAGCCTTAACCGAGGCTTTCATCCAAGACGAAAACTGGAAATCATTATCTTTTGGAATTGGAGAAAAGGGGAAACGTTCAACTTTGAAAGTCCACTTAAAGGTTGAGCCTCTAAGTTTGGATCCTCTTTACGAGGATTGTCCTTATGTAATGCAAGTTTTATATCTTCTCCATAGAGGCTTGTTCGATTGTGGTTTTTCTGGAAAAATTTATCCATTTCTTGTGGATAAATGGGAACTCTCTGAGGATTTCAAAAAATTTTATTTTGTGATAAGAAACGATGTTATTTCTTCAAAAGGGAAAAATATTGACTCTGAAGATGTAAAGTATTCCATCGAAAGAATAATGGGAACAGATAATATATTTTTCCCGATAAACAAAGTAGAAATTAGTGGAAAATATTCTTTTTCTGTTTTTTTGGAAGAAGTTAACCCCTCTTTTCTTTACAATTTATCTCTTTTAGAAAGTTCTGTGCTTTCGAAGGGGAATAAAAATGGAATAGATGGGATTGGTCCTTTTAAATTGGCGGAATGGAGAAAGGGAGAAGAAATAATCTTAGAATCAAATCCAAATTATTTCTTTGGAGTTCCTTATCTTTCAAATTTAATATTCAGGATAGCAGAAAATCCTATAGAAGAATTTAAAAGTGGAAAAATAGATATCATAATGATTGATTATGAAGATTTTATTAAAGTTAAGACCAAAGATATAGTTGCAGGAAATATTTTTCCTTCTTCTTATTCTATAAATTATCTTGGTTTTAATTTTAGTATAAAGGATCTACCTTTTAGTAACAGTAAGGTCCGTCAGGCTTTAAACTATGCGATAAACAGAAGGACTTTGATAGAGGAATACTCTTATGGTCTTACTCAACCAATAGATAAGACCTTTTCTTCAGAGTTATGTAATTATGATTTGAAAATAGATCTTTACAATTATGATGAAGATAAAGCAAAAAGGCTCCTACAGGAAGCGGGGTTTCCAGGGGGCTTGCCAGAAACTTATACTTTGTCAGTTTGTGATTTCCCGACTTTTGTGAAAAGGGCTGAGTTTTTACAGGAATCTTTTTCTCGCATTGGTATTAAATTAAAAATTGAAAAAAGTTCTTGGAGAAAATTCTTAAAAAAAATTCAAGAAAAGAAGACTCAGCTCTTTTTGCACAGTTATACCCTTGAGACTAAAAATCCGATTAATTTTTTGATTAATCTTTTCTACTCTTCTTCGAAGTGGAACTTTTCTTTTTACTCTAATAAAATTTTAGACAATAAAATAAAAGAGATACAAAGGGAAGTAAGTCCAATTAAAAGAATTAAACTGTATGAAGAGGCGGAGAGAATGATCTTAGAGGAAACCCCTTTAGTTTTTTTGGATAAGGCCGTAAATTTTATATTAGTAAGAGAAAATGTATTTGGATTCCACTCCGGTTGTGGAAACCGTATCCATTATGAATGGGTTGGAGTTGAATGATGGAATTTTTAAGTTTTAAATTAGAAGAAAAGTTTTTTGGAATACCCTTAGAAAACGTGAAAGAGATTGTTGAAGAAAGAGAGATAACCCCTGTTCCCTTATCAAGTGATTATATTGAAGGGGTGATGAATTTTAGAGGGGAACCTGTTACAGTTATTAATTTAAGGAGAAGATTGGGAATAAAAGGAAATTCTACATCCAAAGAGATTATACTTTGCACAATTGGAAATAAATCAGTAGGGATTAGACCAGATATGGTTCTTGAGATCCATAAGATTCAGACTGATAAGTTGAAGGGTGTTCCTTCCGCCTTAAAGAAAGAAATAGAGTCTAAATATATAAAAGGAATTGTAAAATTAAAGGAAGAATATATAATTCTTGATGTAGAAGAATTAATATGATAAGGAGGAAAAATGAGTGCAAGGATTTTAGTAGTAGATGATGCAATGTTTATGAGAAAAATGCTGGCAGACATTCTTCAAAAGGGTGGCTACGAAATTTGCGATGAGGCTTCAAATGGTGCAGAAGCAGTTGAGAAATACAAAAAGGTAAAACCAGATCTTGTG contains:
- a CDS encoding YgjV family protein yields the protein MFLNFLQLIYYKKAIFVQGIGVLGLISAIISFQSNKRIKILVFLGIGQIFFAIHFALLGAKTASGMNLIGAIRTFSFILRERKKYLEKNILMFLFIALFWATGILCWDKWISILPVIGMTFETIALWMKEPKKIRIGLLSPRPLWLTYNIIYNSYPGVLAEAFVLTSIFIGIVRFDLFPVIKKSN
- a CDS encoding alpha-glucuronidase family glycosyl hydrolase — encoded protein: MSIILRLSLLLLTISAPFKIFSEDGYRLWLRYDKIDNEERLKEYKENLKVVYFPGNTPTLKAAREELMLGLRGLLGKSIRITDKVNKDGVLIVGSLKSSNLVSELGIEEILNKVNEEGFIIKSIIVKGKKCTLISARTDIGLLYGVFNFLRILQTQKSIENLSIIESPIIKYRILNHWDNLDRTVERGYAGFSIWDWHKLPDYIDPRYKDYARANASIGINGVVLTNVNANAEVLRPFYLEKVAALSNVFRPYGIKVYLTARFNAPMEIGGLGTADPLNKEVIKWWKDKVAEIYRYIPDFGGFLVKANSEGQPGPQDFGRTHADGANMLAKALVPYGGIVMWRAFVYDSKIPEDRAKQAYNEFKPLDGYFLKNVLIQVKNGPIDFQPREPFHPLFGAMKKTPLMMEFQITKEYLGFSTHLVYLAPLYKEVLDFDTYAKGKGSYVSKVVDGSLFGHSISGIAGVSNIGTDRDWCGSPFDQANWYAFGRLSWNHRLSSEEIAEEWIRMTFTNNPEFVKSVKEMMLTSREVAVNYMTPLGLHHIMGWGHHYGPAPWISEGRPDWTSVYYHKADSVGIGFDRTSKGSNAVSQYYPPVANFFSNLESCPDEYLLWFHHLPWDYKMKNGRTLWEELCYRYYEGVKSVENMRKTWAKLKGLIDEERYNKVEEFLKIQEKEAKWWRDACVLYFQTFSKKPIPEGLEKPSKSLEYYKSLNFKYVPGHWYR
- a CDS encoding glycoside hydrolase family 127 protein; the protein is MSIKSLIKILGFFFEIFLVSCATNYKRKESLYPLTPVSFTDITLTDNFWSKRIETNRTVTIPFGFEKCEKEGRIRNFARAGGLLGGEYEGKMPFDDSDVYKVIEGASYSLACHPDLKLEKYIDGIIEKIAIAQEEDGYLCTWKTINPEKTPAWWVKPGPRWFNLGASHELYNMGHLYEAAFAHYKATGKKNLLNIALKNADLICKTFGPGKRLDVPGHQIIETGLVKLYLLTKKEKYLKMAKFFLDQRGNAKGHELYGSYSQDHKPVIEQNEAVGHAVRAVYMYSGMTDIAAIMKDSSYLKAVRRLWEDVVSKKLYITGGIGSRHEGESFGEAYELPNLTAYNETCAAIGFIYWTHKMFLLHGEAKYIDVLERSLYNGMLSGVSLEGNSFFYPNPLESDGKFKFNQGSLTRKEWFDCSCCPTNIIRFMPSIPNYIYAYKGDTLYINLFVANKANVNMNGIRVFLQQETEYPWDGKIKIILNPESERVFTLNIRIPGWAIGEVVPSDLYRYLEENKEVITLKVNDNFYDFKINKGFAGITRKWSKGDVIELVLPMSVRRVLANEKVKDDVNKVALVRGPIVYCAEEVDNEEGVFDLVIPNDAKLNPVYCEDLLKGLVVIKGKVLDKKGRERELFAIPYYAWSNRTPGEMAVWFWRK
- the cysD gene encoding sulfate adenylyltransferase subunit CysD encodes the protein MDHLNILENNSIYIIREAYQQFQKVALLWSIGKDSTTLLYLIRKAFFGEVPFPVLHIDTGYKFEEIYNFRDEYVKKWNLNLIIHRNDEAILKKMGPEKGKLECCTALKTNALKDAISKYRFRALYLGIRRDEHGIRAKERVFSPRDEDFEWDYRNQPPELWDQYKSKAREEEHIRVHPLLGWTEMDIWEYIKRENIPVVTLYFAKDGKRYRSIGCKPCVMPIESNAQNVDEIIKELRETKISERSGRAQDKESDYIMEKLRALGYM
- a CDS encoding GTP-binding protein, which gives rise to MRAETPLKFVLIGHIDHGKSTLIGRLLYDTNSLPPDKVEEVRKASKDVGDSEIEFAFVMDHLREEREQGITIDIAYSFFRSKKREYVIIDAPGHVEFVKNMLTGASQAEAALLIVDAVEGVEEQTKRHANLISMLGIKQVIVVINKMDLVNFKEDLFSSLKNEIEDFLLSLNLKPSYYIPISALKGDNIVKESESMRWYKGPTILGALDSLKSDPLPVDKELIFPIQDVYKIRGKRIAVGRIETGSLSIGEEVEILPNGEKTFIKSIEKFEGEIEKAEAGESIGITTETPVFLERGFVLVRKGEEPLVGESLNANLIWFSKEPLKKEERLTIRLATQETKGSILKIRRRIDSSSLKILEENGSSLNNLEIGEVEIRTKKPIVFTKFNKVKEMGRFVLIRENDLVAGGIIN
- a CDS encoding alkaline phosphatase family protein — its product is MDGVPYSFLEKGIESGKFENIKRISKESGGLKRYNSVYPTVSSVAWSSYMTGKNPGEHSIFGFVDRIANPFKLKIPLATDRTAETFWKKLSLEGKKVLVMNVPLTYPPEKVNGILISCFLTPSIDKAVNPPSYVGYLKEKKYVIDVDPNLGHKDKRQFMKELFQALDRRMEVFFDLLNKEDYYLAQCHIMETDRLNHFFWGDYEEGGEFKEDFERFYYKLDKWIGETFKLLSENDTFIVLSDHGFCRIKYNVQINHFLEEEGYLSWEKELPENITEISKDSLAYSLIPGRIYLNLKGREEKGNVPLEKYDKIREELKEKLLNLRSPEGEKIIEKVFFREEIYKGKYLENAADIIAHPSWGFDLKANVNTFSICEKPKAIEGMHTYEDAVIFGVGINLNRVNSIEDPLKVLLENSY